One region of Olleya sp. Hel_I_94 genomic DNA includes:
- a CDS encoding mechanosensitive ion channel family protein — translation MKSQLSEAYNLLIDKLESWFNAIVSNIPNLVLAIVVLVAAYFIAKYVNKYVTKLVSRKIQQNSITNMIGSLSSVVVVLAGLFLALGILNLSKTLTSLLAGAGVAGLAIGLALQGTLSNTFAGIVLSFRKKIQIGHWVETNGFSGEVIDINLKDFTIKEADNNMVIIPNKMILDNPMKNYTLTTKMRVFLECGVGYESDLDHVEQLTKATICNTFDQIEKPEDVEFYYTEYGGSSINYLCRFWIDAENALEKMRSKSKAIIEIKKAYDKENINIPFPIRTLQFDNKLSFDVPKETENSFSNN, via the coding sequence ATGAAATCTCAATTATCAGAAGCATACAACCTATTAATCGACAAGTTAGAATCTTGGTTTAATGCTATAGTATCCAATATACCAAATCTAGTTTTAGCCATAGTTGTATTAGTAGCAGCCTATTTTATAGCTAAATATGTAAATAAATATGTAACAAAATTAGTATCTAGAAAAATTCAGCAAAACTCTATTACTAACATGATAGGTAGTCTATCATCGGTAGTTGTAGTATTAGCAGGACTGTTTTTGGCCTTAGGTATTTTAAACTTAAGTAAAACTTTAACCTCTTTACTAGCAGGTGCTGGTGTTGCAGGTTTAGCAATTGGTTTAGCATTGCAAGGGACATTATCTAACACGTTTGCTGGTATTGTATTGTCTTTTAGAAAAAAAATACAAATTGGGCATTGGGTAGAAACCAATGGGTTTTCTGGAGAGGTTATAGATATTAATTTAAAAGATTTTACCATAAAGGAAGCTGACAATAACATGGTGATAATCCCAAATAAGATGATCCTTGACAATCCCATGAAAAATTACACCTTAACCACTAAAATGAGAGTTTTCTTGGAATGTGGAGTAGGTTATGAATCGGATTTAGATCATGTAGAACAATTAACTAAAGCAACCATTTGCAATACATTTGATCAAATAGAAAAACCAGAAGATGTGGAGTTTTACTACACAGAATATGGAGGAAGCTCGATTAACTACCTATGTAGATTTTGGATAGATGCAGAAAATGCTTTAGAAAAAATGAGATCAAAAAGTAAAGCTATAATTGAAATAAAGAAAGCTTACGACAAAGAAAATATAAACATACCATTTCCAATTAGAACACTTCAATTTGATAACAAACTATCATTTGATGTGCCTAAGGAAACCGAGAATTCATTCTCAAACAATTAA
- a CDS encoding tRNA pseudouridine synthase A yields MQKKYFYVITIQYLGYRFHGWQKQPNLKTLHLMIDRTLNFILEKKKFKTLTSGRTDAMVSAESAAFELFLEEPIDDFEAFMALFNYNLPQDLRALTIKEVDSKFNIIQHSKIKEYLYVFAFGGKFHPFCAPILTTILDPLDIELMKKAARLFEGEHFLKHYCYRPTDNGIYNRTILKCEIVENTIYTANFFPEQSYILRVKGKGFMRNQIRLMMGALIEIGQGKRTLADIEASLKPDFEGHNHYIAPASGLILKDIEFE; encoded by the coding sequence ATGCAAAAAAAGTATTTCTACGTCATTACAATTCAATATTTAGGGTATAGGTTTCATGGTTGGCAAAAGCAGCCTAACTTAAAGACCTTACATTTAATGATTGACAGAACTTTAAATTTCATCTTAGAAAAAAAGAAATTTAAAACACTAACTTCTGGTCGTACAGATGCTATGGTAAGTGCGGAGAGTGCTGCTTTCGAGTTGTTTTTAGAAGAGCCTATTGATGATTTTGAAGCATTTATGGCCTTGTTTAATTACAATCTACCACAAGATCTTCGTGCTTTGACAATTAAAGAGGTGGATAGTAAATTTAATATTATTCAACATTCTAAAATAAAAGAGTATTTATACGTTTTTGCATTTGGCGGTAAGTTTCATCCGTTTTGTGCACCAATATTAACTACAATTTTAGATCCTTTAGATATTGAGTTAATGAAAAAGGCAGCGAGACTGTTTGAAGGAGAACATTTTTTAAAACACTATTGTTATAGACCAACAGATAATGGTATATATAATAGGACTATTTTAAAATGCGAAATTGTTGAAAACACGATTTATACAGCAAACTTTTTTCCAGAACAAAGTTATATACTGCGTGTAAAGGGAAAGGGGTTTATGCGTAATCAAATCCGTTTAATGATGGGAGCATTGATTGAAATTGGTCAAGGTAAACGCACATTAGCAGATATTGAAGCCAGTTTAAAACCAGATTTTGAAGGTCATAATCACTACATAGCTCCTGCTTCTGGATTAATTTTAAAGGATATCGAGTTCGAGTAA
- a CDS encoding LytTR family DNA-binding domain-containing protein, whose amino-acid sequence MNLKYPFDPYLKHHVIIGFGLALWIFLFLFITEPLDISELNTSEKLKYLPFYSLIATVSYLLFLPLQNYIYKQSQNNWLLKHEILFLLSLSVVSVILARSYYLYVVVAGQANPHTLGYMLMSLLLPALAIILPIIIIGRFAFGKYFEKILEDKKIEIKGEGNYESLKLHLNDLIAVQSSDNYIEVFYISGAILKKSLIRNKLSTIETTFTDLQRTHRSYVINPYHFQSWKTEKGKHFLVLSHNIEVPISKTYLEAIKSALNFATA is encoded by the coding sequence TTGAATTTAAAATATCCCTTTGATCCTTATTTAAAACACCACGTTATTATTGGATTTGGTCTTGCTTTATGGATTTTTTTATTTTTATTTATTACTGAACCTTTAGACATAAGTGAGCTTAACACATCAGAAAAGCTAAAGTATTTACCTTTTTATAGTCTGATTGCTACAGTATCCTACTTACTATTTTTACCGCTACAAAATTACATTTATAAACAGTCACAAAATAATTGGTTATTAAAACACGAAATACTGTTTTTATTAAGCCTGTCTGTTGTTTCTGTTATTTTAGCTAGGTCTTATTATTTATATGTTGTGGTCGCTGGACAAGCAAATCCACATACTTTAGGCTATATGCTTATGTCACTTTTACTACCTGCATTAGCTATTATTTTACCAATTATAATTATTGGTCGCTTTGCTTTTGGCAAATATTTTGAAAAAATATTAGAGGATAAAAAAATTGAGATTAAAGGAGAAGGTAATTATGAAAGTTTAAAGCTTCATTTAAACGATTTAATTGCTGTACAATCTTCAGACAATTATATTGAGGTTTTTTATATATCTGGAGCTATTCTTAAAAAAAGTTTGATCAGGAATAAATTATCTACTATCGAAACTACTTTTACAGATTTACAACGCACTCATCGCTCTTACGTTATAAACCCTTATCATTTTCAGTCTTGGAAAACCGAAAAAGGGAAACACTTTTTAGTACTATCGCATAACATAGAAGTGCCAATATCCAAAACTTATTTAGAAGCTATTAAAAGTGCTTTAAATTTCGCCACAGCATAA
- a CDS encoding Dps family protein translates to MNYLNMQDEKILPVVVELNTLLADYNIYYQKLRSFHWNVLGKNFFDLHEKFENMYNEAKLKVDEIAERILTLRHHPVSKFSNYLKISSLSEASSMITDQEMIEELLNDHKTMLAQMSQVLSKAEEAGDEGTIDLIGAYIRELEKSSWMLNAWSKNTSEQLKKVVTTS, encoded by the coding sequence ATGAATTATTTGAATATGCAAGATGAGAAAATACTACCTGTAGTTGTAGAGTTAAATACGTTATTAGCAGATTATAATATATACTACCAAAAATTAAGAAGTTTCCATTGGAATGTTTTAGGAAAAAACTTTTTTGATTTACATGAAAAATTTGAAAACATGTACAACGAAGCAAAATTAAAAGTAGATGAAATAGCAGAACGCATTTTAACTTTAAGACACCACCCAGTAAGTAAATTTAGTAATTATTTAAAAATTTCGTCACTATCCGAAGCCTCAAGCATGATTACTGATCAAGAAATGATAGAGGAACTACTAAATGACCACAAGACGATGTTAGCGCAAATGTCTCAAGTACTTAGTAAAGCGGAAGAAGCAGGAGATGAGGGAACAATTGATTTGATTGGTGCATACATTAGAGAGCTTGAAAAATCAAGTTGGATGTTAAACGCTTGGTCTAAAAATACCTCAGAGCAACTAAAAAAAGTAGTAACTACCAGTTAA
- a CDS encoding DUF1328 family protein, which produces MLRWTITFIIIAIIAGILGFGGIAGASAGIAKVLFFIFLVLFVLTLLKKA; this is translated from the coding sequence ATGTTACGTTGGACAATCACATTTATTATTATCGCAATTATCGCTGGAATCTTAGGATTTGGTGGAATAGCAGGAGCATCTGCAGGAATTGCTAAAGTATTATTCTTCATTTTTTTAGTGTTATTTGTATTGACACTATTAAAAAAAGCTTAA